Proteins encoded by one window of Roseibium sp. Sym1:
- a CDS encoding lytic murein transglycosylase, with protein sequence MGSLVATGLVGLVSTSAAYAIESCVASLKKQAIAAGVRPEIAEQMLGKASYDEKVIRFSTSQPEHKTEIWDYMAFLVDPQRIQDGKKNLNQHSRTLASIEKRYGVNRHVVLAVWGIESDYGNFRGDFYTPHALANLACAGKRRQKYFRGELIKTLQIASRGDVPAKDFVGSWAGAFGQTQFMPSTYNSLAVDFDGDGRKDLVNSVPDALASTANFLKNAGWRDSRPWGYEVTVPNGYSGPSGRKTYASLSTWSKRGLKRVGGGGLSGKLEAALIRPAGANGPAFLVTRNFRALRSYNASTSYGLAIALLSELVAGREPFKTPWPTSNPGLSRAQRLELQKLLNRNGFDVGEPDGKVGPATRAGIRKAEAKYGLPVTGRPSWNVYTALGGK encoded by the coding sequence CTGGGAAGTCTGGTCGCAACAGGTCTGGTCGGACTGGTCTCGACGAGCGCAGCATACGCCATCGAGAGTTGCGTCGCCTCTCTCAAGAAACAGGCGATCGCGGCCGGTGTACGTCCGGAAATCGCCGAACAGATGCTGGGCAAGGCCTCCTACGATGAAAAGGTCATCCGCTTCTCCACCTCGCAACCGGAACACAAGACCGAGATCTGGGACTACATGGCCTTCCTGGTCGACCCGCAGCGGATCCAGGACGGCAAGAAAAATCTCAACCAGCACAGCCGCACGCTTGCCTCGATCGAAAAGCGCTATGGTGTCAACCGGCACGTGGTTCTGGCGGTCTGGGGCATCGAAAGCGACTACGGCAATTTCCGCGGTGATTTTTATACGCCTCATGCCCTGGCCAATCTGGCCTGCGCCGGCAAGAGGCGCCAGAAATACTTCCGCGGCGAACTGATCAAGACCCTGCAGATCGCCTCTCGCGGAGATGTTCCGGCGAAGGATTTTGTCGGATCCTGGGCCGGGGCCTTCGGCCAGACCCAGTTCATGCCGAGCACCTACAACAGTCTCGCGGTCGATTTTGACGGCGACGGCCGCAAGGATCTCGTGAACTCGGTGCCCGATGCGCTCGCGTCGACAGCAAATTTCCTGAAGAATGCCGGCTGGCGCGACAGCCGCCCCTGGGGCTACGAGGTCACGGTGCCGAATGGCTATTCGGGCCCATCGGGCCGCAAGACATACGCCTCCCTGTCGACCTGGTCGAAGCGCGGCCTGAAAAGGGTTGGTGGCGGTGGTCTGTCCGGAAAACTGGAAGCCGCGCTGATCCGGCCGGCAGGTGCCAACGGTCCGGCCTTTCTTGTGACCCGGAACTTCCGCGCGCTCCGCTCCTACAACGCCTCGACGTCCTACGGGCTCGCGATTGCCCTTCTGTCGGAGCTGGTCGCCGGCCGTGAACCGTTCAAGACGCCCTGGCCGACCAGCAACCCGGGCCTGTCCCGCGCCCAGCGTCTGGAGCTGCAGAAGCTTCTGAACAGGAACGGTTTCGATGTCGGCGAACCCGACGGCAAGGTCGGGCCGGCAACACGTGCCGGCATTCGCAAGGCGGAGGCCAAATACGGCCTGCCTGTTACCGGGCGGCCGTCCTGGAACGTCTATACGGCGCTTGGCGGCAAGTGA
- a CDS encoding serine/threonine protein kinase, translated as MKVFETGLRIGARLNGYYEIDAPIAQGGVGMVYRAHDLETLGPVAIKVLHPVFSSDPVFLKLFRREALILRDLRHDALTRSYVFAREPDLGVHYLAMEYIDGPSLAEKLNEGALRPDIAYELLRRLASGLDAAHQMGIVHRDISPDNILLPGGEVTKAKIIDFGIARSDAHGTTVIGSGFAGKELYASPEQIGLFDGQVTARTDVYSLGLVIAHALSGKRIDMGGTHVDLVEKRKKVPDLGQLDERFQALLSAMLQPDPNDRLQSMSDVMNWRLFERMPVQVSNQTGLEESLEATLISELSDKQGKSILHEQVLSSELDRLVHEMQRDKPDVVEPVKSVSNQQELNIPAEIGKSDFSLGGQKPREFGVVVESGLKERNDYLAKKVIPNVVKVYFWNVWGATVLVVMSIMLAALVYFEWVSPWKGGTFGPFGTNRSANSFIYKIQNSESGASVRDLSLIEKDGKFFIRGSFFDDQDFWDVCEDLKFSYRNVECRIYK; from the coding sequence ATGAAGGTTTTTGAAACCGGCCTGCGTATCGGCGCTCGGCTGAACGGCTATTACGAGATAGATGCTCCCATCGCCCAGGGCGGGGTCGGCATGGTGTACAGGGCGCATGACCTGGAAACTCTGGGGCCGGTCGCGATAAAAGTTCTGCATCCCGTTTTCTCTTCAGATCCGGTGTTTCTGAAACTTTTCCGCCGCGAAGCACTCATTCTTCGAGATCTGAGACATGATGCGCTGACCCGTTCGTATGTTTTTGCGCGAGAACCCGACCTCGGGGTGCACTATCTCGCGATGGAATACATAGACGGCCCGTCCCTTGCCGAAAAATTGAATGAGGGTGCGCTACGACCTGACATTGCCTACGAGTTGCTGCGCAGACTGGCTTCGGGATTGGACGCGGCCCATCAAATGGGCATCGTTCATAGGGACATTTCACCGGACAACATTCTTCTCCCCGGCGGGGAAGTGACGAAGGCCAAAATCATAGATTTCGGGATAGCCCGTTCCGATGCGCACGGAACAACCGTGATCGGCAGCGGGTTTGCCGGAAAAGAGCTTTATGCCTCACCGGAGCAGATTGGTCTTTTCGACGGTCAAGTGACAGCACGTACCGATGTCTATTCTCTCGGGCTTGTTATTGCGCATGCTTTGAGCGGTAAAAGAATAGACATGGGAGGCACTCATGTTGACCTTGTTGAAAAACGCAAGAAGGTTCCGGATTTAGGGCAGCTCGACGAGAGGTTTCAGGCACTGCTTTCAGCTATGCTTCAACCTGATCCGAATGATCGTCTGCAGAGCATGTCTGACGTGATGAATTGGCGACTTTTTGAAAGAATGCCGGTACAGGTCAGCAATCAAACGGGACTAGAAGAGTCTCTTGAAGCCACTTTGATTAGTGAACTGTCTGACAAACAGGGCAAAAGTATTTTGCATGAGCAGGTTCTGTCTTCAGAGCTCGACCGCTTGGTGCACGAAATGCAAAGAGATAAGCCCGATGTAGTGGAACCTGTAAAGAGCGTTTCAAATCAACAAGAACTTAATATTCCAGCAGAAATTGGAAAATCTGATTTCAGTTTGGGAGGGCAAAAGCCTAGGGAGTTTGGAGTTGTTGTTGAATCGGGTTTGAAGGAAAGAAATGACTATTTGGCCAAGAAAGTAATTCCAAATGTGGTGAAGGTCTATTTTTGGAATGTTTGGGGTGCCACGGTTTTGGTAGTCATGTCGATCATGTTAGCGGCATTGGTGTATTTTGAGTGGGTATCGCCTTGGAAAGGTGGAACATTTGGTCCATTTGGAACAAATAGATCCGCGAACTCGTTTATTTACAAAATTCAAAATAGTGAGAGTGGAGCATCCGTAAGAGATTTAAGTTTAATAGAAAAAGATGGAAAGTTTTTTATACGTGGGTCTTTTTTTGATGATCAAGATTTCTGGGATGTTTGTGAGGATTTGAAATTTTCTTATCGGAATGTCGAGTGCAGAATCTACAAATAA
- a CDS encoding alpha-2-macroglobulin family protein: protein MSIYSIVSKRFHQKPGTQFKALRALLLAAGAAVLLSLPAAAQDKRIVTIDDADYFGSDYRTVKDVDLEGCKSSCLGDNQCRAFTYNTSAGWCFLKSDFGELQSFVGAIAGRVVEVQAPRADQSADRKAELVFVPRSQLESAETYSLSIANSVRAGGQSADRLRQSGLAALGNRQGALAEADFLQLIKLEPGDFEAWVNLSTALLLQKPDDWQERETKRKNAISASVNAYLRAVSAPERSLALELLGRALTNRSEYKVAIKALRASLALEENTTVRRRYEELIAEHGFRIVDHQVDSDSAAPRICLVFSQKLPVGEDMAPYVSVDGEGSFAIETEENQICADGLKHGARYRVTARSGLPAADGEKLEKSAELTVYVKDRAPSVNFLSRSYVLPSGGNPTIPIVSVNTSEVEASIYRVGNRTIADVLRDNRFLRQLDSYQADQIEEELGEKVWTGIVETGNELNLDVTTAIPVTETGIDLKPGVYAMTARSKLDQQNRWGALATQWFLVSDLGLTALTGDTGLAANIRSLTTAEALEGVTVRLLAVNNEILGETTTNADGFADFAVGKTRGRGGLAPGVLVAETSDGDYSFLDLRKPAFDLSDRGVEGRPAPGPLDVFAWTERGIYKAGETVHAQALLRNASAVAQENFPLTFVFNRPDGVEHARFTVEDGGLGGHLQDLTLAASAQQGIWSWRVHADPKGKALAEQTFLVEDYQPERVDFDLETAAASFSRTGPTEVSLEARFLYGSPASGQSLEGDVIVRPVRALEAYPGYQFGVPDADAYSERGSITSGLKTGDDGKLTFEVFMPDLPETTMLYDAELITRLVEAGGRYVERNLDLPVAQDSARIGIKPAFDGGVDEGGPADFSVIVVGANGEEIDGEGLNWTLSKVDRRYQWYRYDGRWSYEPITTTRRVDSGDFNVVAGQPARLSLPVEWGEYRLDVAGSGALQTTTRVTFNAGWYTADATSDTPDYLDVGLDKTSYRPGDVAKLRLKPQMAGIAVVNVVSGGLLASQTVEVSGEETEVEIPVSDDWGAGAYVTASLYRPMDLDQKRMPSRAMGLSWLQVDPGARALDVELSAPDRILPETTLEVPVRLAGLAPGTQAFLTVAAVDVGILNLTAYETPDPESWYFGQRRLGTDIRDLYGQLIDRTAGTLGRVRSGGDAAGMRLDAPPPDEEPVALFSGLVDVGQDGGTTVSFDIPAFNGALKLMAVAWTADGVGHADREVEVRSPVVMTASAPSFLAPGDQSRLALEIDNVDGEPGTYELEVSVAEGLSLEAGSASLTRSLELEPGDKDLVLLSVTAGDSLTTAEIVASLTGPDGKSYVKRFGLEVEDTQPEVVRRSVFTLASGDNLSLTADSFDGLRPDSVDITLTAGGAASIDVAGLLAALDRYPYGCTEQTTSRALPLLYLSEVAEAAGLGGDSAIRERVVKAIARVLSNQSSSGDFGLWSSYGDGDTWLDAYVTDFLTRAREKGYLVPDLAFDTALDNLENRLAYASDFQDGGEGVAYALYVLARNGRASMGDLRYYLDAKLQNFATPMAKAQVAAGLALYGEGDRAAIGFRAALAALPADTTGSYRSDYGSRLRDSAAVTDYVVSASMGDSLQGEAVDRLKAAQSDARGRSTQDMAWLLLAAKALNESAAEARLSVRGEETPGRLAWTLAGSEVSQFPAEVKNNGDAATELLVSIAGKPLVPEPAGGKDYAVERTVYDLDGNPVDPSAVPVNTRLAVVVTVRALSNRPGRLMVVDRLPAGLVIDNPRLVRSGDLGGLSFLDTVDQPEHAAFYGDRFEVAVNQTRWSDKELSFAYLARAATPGDYAHPPASVEDMYSPDRRAITATGRFVVLGPTR, encoded by the coding sequence ATGTCCATTTATTCGATTGTTTCAAAACGCTTTCATCAGAAACCAGGCACTCAGTTCAAGGCTTTGCGCGCGCTCCTGCTCGCAGCCGGTGCCGCTGTGTTGCTTTCCTTGCCGGCAGCTGCACAGGACAAGCGGATCGTCACCATCGACGATGCCGATTACTTCGGCTCCGACTACAGAACCGTCAAGGATGTCGACCTCGAGGGCTGCAAGTCCTCCTGTCTTGGCGACAACCAGTGCCGGGCATTCACCTACAACACGTCCGCAGGCTGGTGTTTCCTGAAATCCGATTTCGGTGAATTGCAGAGCTTTGTCGGTGCGATCGCCGGGCGTGTGGTCGAGGTCCAGGCGCCGCGGGCCGACCAGAGCGCGGACCGGAAGGCGGAACTCGTGTTTGTGCCGCGTTCCCAGCTGGAAAGCGCGGAGACCTATTCTCTCAGCATCGCCAATTCGGTGCGCGCGGGTGGACAGTCCGCCGATCGGTTGCGCCAAAGCGGTCTGGCTGCGCTTGGCAACAGGCAAGGGGCGCTTGCAGAAGCGGACTTCCTGCAGCTGATCAAGCTTGAACCCGGCGACTTCGAGGCCTGGGTGAACCTGTCGACGGCCTTGCTGCTTCAAAAGCCGGATGACTGGCAGGAGCGGGAAACCAAACGGAAAAATGCGATTTCCGCGTCCGTCAACGCCTATCTGAGGGCGGTCAGCGCACCGGAACGCTCGCTCGCGCTGGAACTTCTGGGCCGGGCTCTGACCAATCGCAGCGAATACAAGGTTGCCATCAAGGCGCTTCGGGCGTCGCTCGCGCTGGAGGAAAACACGACTGTCCGCCGCCGGTATGAAGAACTCATCGCCGAACATGGCTTCCGGATCGTGGACCATCAGGTGGATTCCGACAGTGCCGCGCCGCGCATCTGTCTCGTCTTTTCCCAAAAGCTGCCGGTCGGGGAAGACATGGCGCCTTATGTCTCCGTCGACGGTGAAGGCAGCTTTGCCATCGAGACCGAGGAAAACCAGATCTGTGCCGACGGCCTGAAACACGGCGCCCGATACCGGGTCACCGCACGCAGCGGGCTGCCGGCCGCCGACGGTGAGAAGCTCGAGAAATCCGCGGAACTGACGGTCTATGTCAAGGATCGCGCACCTTCGGTGAACTTCCTGAGCCGGTCCTATGTGCTGCCGTCGGGCGGCAATCCGACCATTCCGATCGTGTCGGTGAACACATCCGAGGTCGAGGCTTCGATCTACCGGGTCGGCAACCGGACGATAGCCGATGTCCTGCGGGACAACCGGTTCCTGCGCCAGCTTGATTCCTACCAGGCCGACCAGATCGAGGAAGAGCTTGGCGAGAAGGTCTGGACCGGAATTGTCGAGACCGGCAACGAGCTCAACCTCGATGTCACCACCGCGATCCCGGTCACAGAGACAGGCATTGACCTGAAACCCGGCGTCTACGCCATGACGGCGCGGTCGAAGCTTGACCAGCAGAACCGCTGGGGCGCCCTGGCAACCCAGTGGTTCCTGGTCTCCGATCTGGGCCTGACGGCGTTGACGGGGGACACCGGGCTTGCCGCGAATATCCGCTCGCTTACGACCGCGGAAGCGCTGGAAGGCGTGACCGTGCGCCTGCTTGCGGTGAACAACGAGATCCTTGGAGAAACGACCACCAACGCGGACGGGTTTGCCGATTTCGCCGTCGGCAAGACCCGTGGCCGCGGAGGGTTGGCGCCCGGCGTTCTGGTCGCGGAAACGTCGGATGGGGACTATTCCTTCCTGGACCTGCGCAAACCGGCCTTCGATCTTTCCGACCGGGGCGTCGAGGGGCGCCCGGCGCCCGGACCTCTCGATGTGTTTGCCTGGACCGAGCGCGGCATCTACAAGGCCGGGGAAACCGTTCATGCCCAGGCCCTGTTGCGCAATGCCAGCGCGGTCGCGCAGGAAAACTTCCCGCTTACCTTTGTGTTCAATCGTCCTGACGGCGTCGAACACGCGCGCTTCACCGTTGAAGACGGCGGTCTTGGCGGGCACCTTCAGGACCTGACCCTGGCCGCCTCGGCCCAGCAGGGCATCTGGTCCTGGCGGGTCCACGCCGATCCGAAGGGAAAGGCGCTCGCCGAGCAGACTTTCCTGGTCGAGGACTACCAGCCGGAACGGGTTGATTTCGATCTGGAGACCGCGGCCGCATCGTTCAGCAGGACCGGGCCCACGGAAGTGTCGCTGGAGGCGCGGTTCCTTTACGGCTCGCCGGCAAGCGGACAGTCTCTCGAAGGAGACGTGATCGTTCGTCCGGTGCGTGCGCTGGAAGCCTATCCCGGCTACCAGTTCGGCGTTCCGGACGCGGATGCCTATTCCGAGCGCGGCTCCATCACCTCCGGCCTGAAGACCGGTGACGACGGCAAGCTGACCTTCGAGGTCTTCATGCCGGACCTGCCCGAAACGACCATGTTGTATGACGCCGAACTGATCACACGTCTTGTCGAGGCCGGCGGCCGCTACGTGGAACGCAACCTCGATCTGCCCGTTGCACAGGACAGCGCCCGCATCGGCATCAAACCCGCCTTTGACGGCGGCGTTGACGAAGGCGGTCCGGCGGATTTCTCCGTGATCGTTGTCGGAGCCAATGGCGAGGAAATCGATGGGGAGGGACTCAACTGGACCCTTTCCAAGGTCGACCGCCGTTACCAGTGGTACCGCTATGACGGCCGCTGGTCCTACGAGCCGATCACGACGACGCGCCGCGTCGACAGCGGCGACTTCAACGTTGTTGCCGGCCAGCCCGCGCGGCTGTCCCTTCCTGTCGAATGGGGAGAATACCGTCTCGATGTCGCGGGCAGCGGCGCGCTGCAGACAACAACCCGGGTGACGTTCAATGCCGGCTGGTACACGGCCGACGCCACGTCGGACACGCCGGACTATCTGGATGTCGGGCTCGACAAGACCAGCTACCGGCCCGGGGATGTCGCCAAATTGCGCCTCAAGCCGCAGATGGCCGGTATCGCCGTGGTGAATGTGGTTTCCGGCGGTCTTCTGGCCAGTCAGACCGTGGAGGTCAGCGGCGAGGAGACCGAAGTCGAGATCCCGGTGAGCGACGACTGGGGGGCGGGGGCCTATGTCACCGCAAGCCTCTATCGTCCGATGGACCTGGATCAGAAGCGCATGCCGTCAAGGGCCATGGGTCTGTCCTGGCTGCAGGTCGACCCGGGAGCGCGGGCGCTCGACGTGGAACTGTCCGCGCCGGATCGTATCCTTCCGGAAACCACGCTCGAAGTACCGGTCAGGCTTGCCGGCCTCGCGCCGGGCACGCAGGCTTTCCTCACGGTCGCGGCGGTTGATGTCGGCATTCTCAATCTGACCGCCTATGAAACACCGGATCCGGAAAGCTGGTATTTCGGTCAGCGCCGCCTCGGCACGGATATCAGGGACCTCTATGGACAACTGATCGACCGGACCGCCGGGACACTCGGAAGGGTCAGGTCCGGAGGAGATGCGGCCGGCATGCGTCTGGATGCACCGCCGCCGGACGAAGAGCCCGTGGCACTGTTTTCCGGTCTTGTTGACGTTGGACAGGATGGCGGGACCACGGTGTCCTTCGACATTCCCGCCTTCAACGGAGCGCTCAAGCTGATGGCCGTTGCCTGGACAGCGGACGGCGTCGGTCATGCCGACAGGGAAGTGGAAGTGCGATCGCCCGTGGTGATGACCGCAAGCGCGCCTTCGTTCCTTGCGCCAGGCGATCAATCGCGCCTGGCACTGGAGATCGACAATGTCGACGGGGAGCCTGGCACCTACGAACTCGAGGTGTCCGTTGCCGAGGGGCTCAGCCTGGAAGCCGGAAGCGCCAGCCTGACGCGGTCTCTTGAGCTTGAACCCGGCGACAAGGACCTGGTGCTCTTGAGCGTCACGGCAGGCGACAGCCTGACGACGGCAGAAATCGTCGCCTCGCTGACCGGGCCGGATGGCAAGAGCTACGTGAAGCGGTTCGGACTGGAGGTCGAGGACACCCAGCCCGAGGTGGTGCGCCGATCGGTGTTCACGCTCGCGTCCGGTGACAACCTGAGCCTGACAGCGGACAGTTTCGACGGTCTGCGTCCAGACAGTGTCGACATCACGCTGACGGCGGGAGGGGCCGCGAGCATCGATGTCGCCGGACTTCTGGCGGCTCTGGACCGCTATCCCTATGGCTGCACCGAGCAAACCACCAGCCGTGCGCTGCCCTTGCTCTACTTGAGCGAAGTCGCGGAGGCCGCCGGGCTCGGTGGTGACAGCGCCATCCGTGAGCGCGTGGTCAAGGCGATCGCGCGGGTTCTTTCGAACCAGTCGTCGTCCGGCGACTTCGGTCTCTGGTCAAGCTATGGAGACGGGGATACCTGGCTCGACGCCTATGTCACGGATTTCCTGACCCGCGCCCGGGAAAAGGGATATCTGGTGCCGGATCTGGCTTTCGATACGGCGCTGGACAATCTGGAGAACAGGCTCGCCTACGCCTCCGACTTCCAGGATGGAGGCGAGGGTGTTGCCTATGCGCTTTACGTCCTGGCCCGCAACGGCCGCGCCTCCATGGGCGACCTGCGCTACTATCTCGACGCAAAGCTGCAGAACTTCGCCACGCCCATGGCAAAGGCGCAGGTTGCCGCCGGTCTCGCCCTTTACGGGGAAGGGGACCGGGCTGCAATCGGGTTCCGGGCTGCTCTTGCCGCTCTGCCGGCGGACACCACAGGCTCCTACCGCAGCGACTATGGTTCGCGTTTGCGCGACAGCGCCGCCGTGACCGACTACGTGGTGTCGGCGTCGATGGGTGATTCCCTCCAGGGGGAGGCTGTCGATCGCCTGAAGGCGGCACAGAGCGATGCACGAGGCAGGTCGACACAGGACATGGCCTGGCTGCTTCTGGCTGCCAAGGCCCTGAATGAATCGGCGGCCGAGGCCCGGCTGTCTGTTCGCGGCGAGGAAACGCCGGGTCGCCTGGCGTGGACGCTGGCCGGCAGTGAAGTCAGCCAGTTCCCTGCCGAGGTGAAGAACAATGGCGACGCCGCAACCGAGCTGCTGGTTTCGATCGCCGGCAAGCCTCTGGTCCCCGAACCTGCCGGCGGCAAGGACTATGCGGTCGAACGGACGGTCTACGATCTCGACGGCAATCCGGTCGATCCGTCCGCTGTGCCCGTCAACACGCGGCTCGCCGTCGTCGTCACCGTGCGTGCGCTCAGCAACAGGCCTGGCAGGCTGATGGTGGTCGACAGGTTGCCGGCGGGGCTGGTGATCGACAATCCGCGGCTGGTGCGCTCCGGCGATCTCGGCGGACTGTCTTTCCTCGACACTGTGGACCAGCCGGAGCACGCGGCGTTCTACGGGGACAGGTTCGAGGTTGCGGTCAACCAGACGCGCTGGAGCGACAAGGAACTCTCCTTTGCCTATCTCGCACGCGCGGCGACACCGGGAGACTACGCGCATCCGCCGGCTTCGGTCGAGGACATGTACAGCCCTGACCGGCGCGCCATCACCGCAACAGGCCGGTTCGTGGTGCTGGGTCCGACCCGGTAA
- the parA gene encoding ParA family partition ATPase, which produces MSGRILTVAQQKGGSGKTTLAVHLAVALAKSSGEPVAVLDVDPQGSLGTWFEAREDRLGEDNTGLEFRTASGWGARREARSLARSHGYVVVDTPPKTDVDAKPAIDVADFVIVPVQPTPVDLWATSQTLEMASREDTPALLVLNRVPPRASLTGEMAAAIAQSDYDVLAARLGNRTVFAAVMGQGAAVTETAPGSKAAKEVDILIEELIGRIG; this is translated from the coding sequence ATGTCCGGACGCATATTGACTGTCGCACAGCAAAAAGGCGGTTCAGGCAAGACAACGCTGGCTGTCCACCTTGCGGTGGCTCTGGCGAAATCGTCCGGCGAGCCGGTCGCTGTCCTGGATGTGGATCCGCAGGGCTCGCTCGGGACCTGGTTCGAGGCACGCGAGGACAGGCTCGGAGAAGACAATACCGGCCTGGAATTCAGGACCGCTTCCGGCTGGGGCGCACGCCGTGAAGCCAGGTCACTGGCACGCTCCCACGGGTATGTGGTCGTGGACACGCCGCCCAAGACGGATGTCGATGCCAAGCCGGCCATTGATGTCGCCGATTTTGTCATTGTCCCTGTCCAGCCGACACCGGTTGACTTGTGGGCGACCTCGCAGACGCTCGAGATGGCGTCCCGCGAAGACACGCCGGCGCTGCTGGTCTTGAACCGGGTGCCGCCGCGCGCCTCCCTGACCGGAGAAATGGCCGCGGCCATAGCGCAATCCGACTATGACGTGCTCGCGGCCCGTCTCGGCAACCGGACGGTTTTCGCCGCCGTGATGGGACAGGGGGCGGCTGTTACCGAAACCGCGCCCGGCAGCAAGGCGGCGAAGGAAGTCGACATCCTGATCGAAGAGCTGATCGGACGGATCGGCTAA